A region of the Blastocatellia bacterium genome:
GAACGGTGACCGTTTTCGGGTTCCACAACAACCCCAGGGCCAGCAGCAGGCCCATGCTCACGTAAATCAACCGCGTCCTTCTTCGATTCAAGCGAATGCTCTGGCCCTCCATTGTGACCTCCCTCGGAAAATAATCTCCCAACGGAGGAAAGGTTCCGACGGATTACTCATCCGTTGGTCCTTTTCATCCGTTGGCCAACGCATTTTTTCGTGGCGTGCCATCGCGCATGGCCGATTCCCGTGATCATCGCCACGCCCGTGGAGGCTGATGCGGATGGAAATTCTCATCTTGCATGATTGGTCCCGCATGTGCTTGCTCCAGATACCCCGACCTTTTACAATTGCTCGCGAGCGGTATCGAGCAATATGAACCAACAATCGCGCAATCTGCTCGGACGCATCTCGGTGGATCCGCAGATCTGCCACGGCAAGCCCTGCATCAAAGGTACCCGCATCCCGGTCTTCGTCATCCTCGACGCTCTTGCCGCTGGCATGACCCAGCAGGAGATCATCGAGGAATATCCTCCTGTGACGGAAGAAGACATCCGGGCAGCTCTTTACTACGCCTCGCTGGTAACCCAACAGGAGGAGGTATCGCTGCCAGTATGACATGAGACTCCTCCTCGATGCCAACATTCCGCGCTCGACCAAAGTCGTCCTGGCCGCGTGCGGCCACGACGTCGTTGATG
Encoded here:
- a CDS encoding DUF433 domain-containing protein, coding for MNQQSRNLLGRISVDPQICHGKPCIKGTRIPVFVILDALAAGMTQQEIIEEYPPVTEEDIRAALYYASLVTQQEEVSLPV